One genomic segment of Buchnera aphidicola (Anoecia oenotherae) includes these proteins:
- the trpS gene encoding tryptophan--tRNA ligase, which produces MLFSAVQPSGLLTIANYLGVLCHWKKMQDSYQCIYCIADLHAMTAKKNIYKKKNKNGSTKTILDTLALYLACGVDPNKSIVFLQSQVLEHTQLNWILNCYTNLGDLFRMTQFKVKSKNENASINSGLLTYPILMASDILLYDVNKVLVGEDQKQHIELTKKIARRVNRIYKKEIFTIPSLIITKSGSRIKSLLDPTKKMSKSDSNRNSSIFMLDNIDLIKKKFAKAVTDSENPANISFNKKKKPGISNLLEILSAFKKIPIVELEKFFLNKTYLDLKLMIFQTVKKKLVPIQEKYFLYRRDEVYLRDILFKGAIKATKKAKETIERLFNLFN; this is translated from the coding sequence ATTTTATTTAGTGCTGTTCAACCTTCTGGATTGTTAACTATTGCTAATTACTTAGGAGTTTTATGTCATTGGAAAAAAATGCAAGATAGTTATCAATGTATTTATTGTATTGCTGACTTACATGCTATGACAGCAAAAAAAAATATTTATAAAAAAAAAAATAAGAATGGAAGTACAAAAACTATATTAGATACTTTAGCTTTATATTTGGCATGTGGAGTAGATCCAAATAAAAGTATTGTATTTCTGCAATCTCAAGTACTTGAACATACTCAATTAAACTGGATATTAAATTGTTATACGAATCTTGGTGATTTATTTAGAATGACGCAATTTAAAGTCAAGTCTAAAAATGAGAATGCTAGTATAAATTCAGGATTATTAACTTATCCGATATTGATGGCTTCAGATATATTACTATATGATGTTAATAAAGTATTAGTAGGAGAAGACCAGAAACAACATATAGAGTTAACAAAAAAAATAGCTCGCAGAGTAAATAGAATTTACAAAAAAGAAATATTTACTATTCCTAGTTTAATTATAACTAAATCAGGATCTAGAATAAAGTCTTTATTAGATCCAACAAAAAAAATGTCTAAATCAGATTCTAATAGAAATAGTAGTATATTTATGTTAGATAATATAGACTTAATAAAGAAGAAATTTGCAAAAGCAGTAACAGATTCTGAAAATCCAGCAAACATATCTTTTAATAAGAAAAAAAAACCAGGAATTTCTAATCTTTTAGAAATACTTTCTGCTTTTAAAAAAATACCTATTGTAGAATTAGAAAAATTTTTTTTAAATAAGACATATTTAGATTTAAAACTAATGATTTTTCAAACAGTTAAAAAAAAATTAGTACCTATACAAGAAAAATATTTTTTATATAGAAGAGATGAAGTATATTTAAGGGATATTTTATTTAAAGGGGCAATAAAAGCTACAAAAAAAGCGAAAGAAACAATTGAAAGATTATTTAATTTATTTAACTAA
- the tsgA gene encoding MFS transporter TsgA: protein MMNYNRVGLTWISFLSYAFTGALVTVTGIVMGNIAKDFKLSLVDMSNSFTYLNSGILTAMFINNWCVKIISLKKQIFFSFILTVSSILGLSFFHSITIFSCSMFILGSVSGLTMSIGTFIIANLYNGTKRATFLLLTDSFFSMAGIFFPFITGFLLAKNVPWNWIYILIGIIDLFIFFIAMNVQFPAVKEKNIEVHSKLSKNGKISVILLAVSAFFYILGQLGFISWVPQFVMQNMHTNINYSSQLVSNFWMAYMVGMWFFTVVLTLFDLQKIVILLTASSTVLMYIFIHSYDIHHLPWMISMLGFFSSAIYTIIITLASLQKKVASPKIVNFILTSGTIGTLLTFVFTGPIVAAGGVNAALNTANFLYLIVCVLHVIVIYFSQHKKYLLRKI from the coding sequence TTACTGGTATAGTAATGGGTAATATAGCAAAAGATTTCAAACTATCTTTAGTAGATATGAGTAATTCTTTCACTTACTTAAATTCAGGAATTTTGACCGCTATGTTTATAAATAACTGGTGTGTCAAAATTATATCTTTAAAAAAACAAATTTTTTTTAGTTTTATATTAACTGTATCGTCTATTTTAGGATTATCATTTTTTCATAGCATCACTATTTTTTCTTGTAGTATGTTTATATTAGGTAGTGTTAGCGGTCTTACTATGTCTATAGGAACATTTATAATTGCTAATTTATATAATGGCACAAAACGTGCTACTTTTCTGCTATTAACTGATTCTTTTTTTAGTATGGCAGGTATTTTTTTTCCATTTATTACTGGATTTTTACTAGCAAAAAATGTTCCTTGGAACTGGATTTACATCCTAATAGGAATAATAGATTTATTTATTTTTTTTATTGCGATGAATGTGCAGTTTCCCGCTGTTAAAGAAAAAAATATAGAAGTACACTCAAAACTATCAAAAAATGGAAAAATTAGTGTAATTCTGCTTGCTGTATCTGCTTTTTTTTATATTTTAGGACAATTAGGTTTTATTTCTTGGGTTCCTCAATTTGTTATGCAAAACATGCATACAAATATCAACTATTCTAGCCAATTAGTAAGTAATTTTTGGATGGCGTATATGGTAGGAATGTGGTTTTTTACCGTTGTATTAACTTTATTTGATTTACAAAAAATAGTTATATTGTTAACTGCTAGTTCTACTGTACTAATGTATATTTTTATTCATAGCTATGATATTCATCATTTACCATGGATGATTTCTATGTTAGGATTTTTTTCAAGTGCTATATATACAATAATTATTACTTTAGCTTCATTACAAAAAAAAGTAGCTTCTCCAAAAATCGTAAACTTTATTTTAACATCTGGAACAATTGGAACACTATTAACCTTTGTTTTCACAGGTCCTATCGTAGCTGCAGGTGGAGTTAATGCTGCATTAAACACTGCTAATTTTTTATATTTAATAGTATGTGTTTTACATGTAATAGTAATCTATTTTTCTCAGCATAAAAAATATTTATTAAGAAAAATATAA
- the deoD gene encoding purine-nucleoside phosphorylase — MSTPHIDAQKGDFAEVVIMPGDPLRAKYIAENYLKNAIQVNTVRSMLGFTGFFKNKRVSVMSHGMGIPSSVIYVRELISEFGVKKIIRVGTCGAVLDSVNLNDVVIGMGACTDSRINRLRFGNHDFSAIADYDTLSSLVLSAKKMNIVVKVGNFFTTDSFYSNTSELLKMLVQYNILAIEMETSGIYSIAAELNAKAVSICTVTDHLIKNDKLSVKDREESCSKMIDIALNSIHLN; from the coding sequence ATGTCTACACCGCATATTGATGCTCAAAAAGGTGATTTTGCTGAAGTTGTTATAATGCCTGGAGATCCGTTAAGAGCTAAGTATATTGCTGAAAATTATTTAAAAAATGCAATACAAGTAAATACTGTACGATCTATGTTAGGATTTACTGGATTTTTTAAAAATAAGAGAGTATCTGTTATGAGCCATGGAATGGGAATCCCTTCTTCTGTTATATATGTAAGAGAGCTAATTTCAGAGTTTGGAGTGAAAAAGATAATTCGTGTTGGTACTTGTGGTGCGGTATTAGATTCTGTCAATTTAAATGATGTTGTTATTGGAATGGGTGCGTGTACTGATTCTAGAATTAATAGATTACGTTTTGGAAATCATGATTTTTCAGCTATTGCTGACTACGATACGTTATCTTCATTAGTATTAAGTGCTAAAAAAATGAATATTGTTGTTAAGGTAGGAAATTTTTTTACAACAGATTCTTTTTACTCTAATACTAGTGAACTATTAAAAATGTTAGTGCAATATAATATTCTTGCAATAGAAATGGAAACGTCTGGAATTTATAGTATTGCAGCAGAACTTAATGCGAAAGCAGTTTCTATTTGCACTGTAACAGATCATTTAATAAAAAATGATAAACTAAGTGTCAAAGATAGAGAAGAAAGTTGTAGTAAAATGATAGACATAGCATTGAATTCTATTCATTTAAACTAA
- the rpe gene encoding ribulose-phosphate 3-epimerase → MKKILLAPSILSANFSNLEKEIIDVMSSGADLIHFDVMDNHYVPNLTFGSMVLKSLRKSNITSRIDVHLMARPLENLIHDFLKAGADSIFFHPECTDHIDKILNIIKEYGCQTGLVFNPATSLCCLEHVIDKVDNIVLMGVNPGFGGQSFIDSTLGKIRKVRSIIENSKLKILLHIDGGVNLKNIADISRAGSDVFIVGSVVFESKNYFSILKKLREQANNIY, encoded by the coding sequence ATGAAAAAAATATTATTAGCTCCATCAATTTTATCTGCAAATTTTTCAAATTTAGAGAAAGAAATTATAGACGTAATGTCTTCTGGAGCAGACTTGATTCATTTTGACGTGATGGATAATCATTATGTTCCTAATTTAACTTTTGGGTCAATGGTTTTAAAATCTTTACGAAAATCTAATATTACGTCACGAATCGATGTGCATTTAATGGCGAGACCATTAGAAAATTTGATTCACGATTTTTTAAAAGCAGGAGCAGATTCAATTTTCTTTCATCCAGAATGCACTGATCATATAGACAAAATATTAAATATAATAAAAGAGTATGGATGTCAGACTGGTTTAGTTTTCAATCCGGCAACTTCTTTATGTTGTTTAGAACATGTTATAGATAAAGTAGATAACATTGTATTAATGGGAGTTAATCCAGGATTTGGAGGACAATCGTTTATTGATTCAACATTAGGTAAAATACGAAAAGTTCGATCAATAATTGAAAATAGTAAATTAAAAATATTATTACATATCGATGGAGGTGTTAATTTAAAAAATATTGCAGATATTTCACGAGCAGGTAGTGATGTATTTATTGTTGGTTCTGTAGTATTTGAAAGTAAAAATTATTTTTCTATTTTAAAAAAATTACGTGAGCAAGCAAACAATATATATTAA
- the aroB gene encoding 3-dehydroquinate synthase has protein sequence MDILRVNLGNRSYPIIIGSKLEKIDKSFFCIEKKNKVMLITNTRISKLWKNNVITYLSEKYGHIDELVLDDGEQFKQLKTVEFVISIMLKKKYSRNSVLIALGGGVIGDIVGFVASIYLRGISYIQLPTTFLSQIDSSIGGKTGVNHIFGKNMIGSFWQPKSVILNLDFLSSLPFSEIQSGMAEVVKYAIIFDERFFIWLEENFSLVLNLDKVSVLYCIKKCCELKAKIVSNDEKENDLRALLNLGHTYGHAIETELGYGFWSHGQAVSVGIVISSYTSFLLGFLQEQELLRIIFLLKNIGLPVHLSKNSSAQSYLNHMQRDKKVISGVLRLILPKKIGKCDIYSKIDSDIILKSIESVMV, from the coding sequence ATGGATATTTTACGAGTAAATTTAGGGAATCGTAGTTATCCTATAATTATAGGATCTAAATTAGAAAAAATAGATAAATCTTTTTTTTGTATAGAAAAAAAAAATAAGGTAATGTTAATAACAAACACACGTATATCTAAATTATGGAAAAATAATGTTATTACCTACTTAAGTGAAAAATATGGACATATAGATGAACTTGTTCTCGATGATGGAGAACAGTTTAAGCAATTAAAAACAGTGGAGTTTGTTATCAGTATTATGTTAAAAAAGAAATATTCCAGGAATAGTGTTTTAATTGCTTTAGGAGGTGGAGTAATAGGAGATATTGTAGGTTTTGTGGCATCTATATATTTAAGAGGAATTAGTTATATTCAGTTACCTACTACTTTTTTATCTCAAATTGATTCTTCTATAGGAGGAAAAACAGGGGTAAACCATATTTTTGGGAAAAATATGATAGGTTCGTTTTGGCAACCTAAAAGTGTAATTTTAAATTTAGATTTTTTAAGTAGTTTACCTTTTTCTGAAATACAATCTGGAATGGCAGAAGTAGTAAAGTATGCTATTATTTTTGATGAACGATTTTTTATTTGGTTAGAAGAAAATTTCTCTTTAGTATTAAATTTAGATAAAGTATCAGTACTATACTGTATAAAAAAGTGTTGTGAATTAAAAGCTAAAATAGTATCTAATGATGAAAAAGAAAATGATCTAAGAGCATTATTAAATTTAGGACATACTTATGGTCATGCTATAGAGACAGAATTAGGATATGGTTTTTGGTCTCATGGACAAGCAGTTTCAGTAGGTATTGTAATCTCTTCGTATACTTCTTTTTTATTAGGATTTCTTCAAGAACAAGAATTATTAAGGATTATATTTTTGTTAAAAAATATCGGTTTGCCTGTACATCTTTCTAAAAATAGTTCCGCACAATCTTATTTAAATCATATGCAAAGAGATAAAAAAGTAATTTCAGGAGTTTTACGATTAATTTTGCCAAAAAAAATAGGGAAGTGTGATATTTATTCAAAAATAGATTCAGATATAATTTTGAAATCTATTGAAAGCGTGATGGTGTAA
- the aroK gene encoding shikimate kinase AroK, which yields MAEKRNIFLIGPMGAGKSTIGKQLARRLNMDFYDSDDEIEKSTGANISWVFDVEGEKKFRIREEKVINTLVKKQGIVLATGGGSILSKKVRNKLSSRGIVVYLKTSIEKQIIRTSRDKNRPLLNTKDPNELIFKKLENIRNPLYEEIEDIVIYTEDKGIKTLVLEIIRYIDNLV from the coding sequence ATGGCAGAAAAACGTAATATATTTTTAATTGGACCTATGGGAGCAGGAAAAAGCACCATTGGAAAACAATTAGCACGACGATTAAATATGGATTTTTATGATTCAGATGATGAGATTGAAAAAAGTACTGGAGCAAATATTAGTTGGGTTTTTGATGTTGAAGGAGAAAAAAAATTTAGAATTAGAGAGGAAAAAGTAATTAATACTCTAGTAAAAAAACAAGGTATAGTTTTAGCTACTGGAGGTGGATCTATTTTATCTAAAAAAGTTAGAAATAAATTGTCTTCTAGAGGTATAGTAGTTTATTTAAAAACATCTATTGAAAAACAAATTATTAGAACGTCAAGAGATAAAAATAGGCCTTTGTTAAATACTAAAGATCCAAATGAATTAATTTTTAAGAAACTAGAAAATATTCGAAATCCTTTGTATGAAGAAATTGAAGATATAGTAATATATACAGAAGATAAAGGAATTAAAACATTAGTATTAGAAATAATTAGATATATAGACAATTTAGTTTAA